A portion of the Gloeocapsa sp. PCC 73106 genome contains these proteins:
- a CDS encoding NINE protein, whose product MQRILTWLKQPKRRHIAIILAFLGVISPIPLAGLHKFYLGQPVWGLVYLLLWSTPIPRIAATIDGVWYFFQSEEQFNLCFNQIITSTGLIFVTPMEPSQVQAIAQTIRELAQLKEDGLISEGEFEQKRRQLLERIF is encoded by the coding sequence ATGCAAAGAATCTTAACCTGGTTAAAACAACCCAAACGTCGTCATATTGCCATCATCTTGGCGTTCTTGGGGGTTATTTCTCCTATTCCTCTAGCGGGATTACACAAGTTTTATCTAGGACAGCCTGTATGGGGATTAGTATATTTATTATTGTGGTCTACACCCATTCCTCGCATTGCCGCCACCATCGATGGTGTTTGGTATTTTTTCCAGAGTGAGGAACAATTTAACCTCTGTTTTAATCAGATAATAACTTCTACTGGTCTAATTTTTGTCACTCCCATGGAACCCAGTCAGGTTCAGGCGATCGCCCAAACTATCAGAGAATTGGCTCAACTCAAAGAAGATGGACTGATTTCCGAGGGAGAATTCGAGCAAAAAAGAAGACAATTGTTAGAGAGAATTTTTTGA
- a CDS encoding DUF1825 family protein, whose amino-acid sequence MGFFDSEIVQQEAKDLFQEYQSLMQLGSEYGKFDREGKKIFIDKMENLMDRYEIFMKRFELSEDFMAQMTIEQLKNQLNQFGITPNQMFQQMQLTLEKMKSQL is encoded by the coding sequence ATGGGATTCTTTGATTCTGAGATTGTACAGCAAGAAGCAAAAGATTTATTTCAAGAGTATCAAAGTCTGATGCAATTGGGGTCTGAATACGGTAAGTTCGACCGTGAGGGTAAAAAAATCTTTATTGACAAGATGGAAAATCTCATGGATCGCTACGAGATTTTTATGAAACGTTTTGAGCTTTCAGAAGATTTTATGGCCCAAATGACCATAGAACAACTGAAAAACCAATTAAATCAATTTGGGATTACCCCCAATCAGATGTTTCAGCAAATGCAGCTAACCCTAGAGAAAATGAAATCACAACTGTGA